The Nocardia sp. NBC_01503 sequence CGCAGCACCGTGTACGGGCCCATCCGAGTGCGCAGCGGCCACAGCGCGAACTCCACGAAATGCCGGAAATCGCGGTACAGGGCGGGCTGATACAGGCCGTGCCGCCATACCGGGCGGGCGGCGTCCGGACGCTGCCAGCCATTGGCGCGCATGAGCCCGGTAATGCGCGGATGCAAGCCGAGACCGGCCTCCGCGTCCAATCGCACCCGCAGGCCGTCGGCATCGCGATGGAAGTGCGCGGTGCCGCGATCACCGGCATCGACCGTGGCCGCGGTGTTCTCGGGCAGCTCCGCCGCCACCGCCGCGAAATCGTCGAAGAACTGCCGCCATTCGCGTTCGGCCGCGCGGCGTGCGGTCTGCTGCTGTTCGATGATCAGCTGCCGGCCGCGTTCGGCCGGATTCACCAGGTGCAGTTCGACCGTATTGTCATCCGGCACAACACCTATGGACAGATTCCGGGACGACCAGACCGGGCCGAACGCCTGCCGGAGCGTACCGTGCACGGGTGCGCCGAACTCGGTGCGCAGACCGTCCACCGCGCGGGTCACCGCGGCCGTCAACTGTTCGCGCACCTCGGCGGGCGGGCCCTGCTCGTACAGGTGGGATTCGATACTGTCGGACAGGGTGATGCAGACCGACTCCAGCCGGTCGCCGTCGTAGCAGTACCGGGCCTGCGAATGATCCACGCGCAGTGCGGTTTTCACCCGCACCACGCGATCGGACGGGCCGGGCTCACCCTCCAGCTGCCAGCCGATCCGCTCGGCGAAGGCGGTGATATCGGCGCGGGTCCAGGTCCAGTCGAAATCCCTGGCGGCGCGGGCGATATCGATACCGCTCGGCACATCCACCCGCAGTGGGCCGATATCGAAACCGTAGGGCGCGTTGCTGCGCAGGAATTCGGCGCGCTGGGTGCGGGCGGTCGTATGCGGGGGAATGCCCAGCGCCGCCACATCCAGATCCTCGCCGCCCTCCACCCAGGCATCGGCCACCAGATCGGTGACCGCTTTGACATCCAGGGTGCGCAGCGCCTCGACGGCGCGGGCCGCGAAATGACTGACGGCGGTGCGGCCCGCGGTGCGCGGCAGTCGGCGCCGCCAATTCGCATCCTCGGTGGGCGTCCAGCCCTGTGCGATCAGGAGATCGCCGACCTCGTCACCGTAACGCCAAGTGGGATCGATGAATTCACTGCGGCTCAACTCACCGGTGAATTCGCCCGGCTCCACCGCGAATTGGACGTATCGGCCGCCGGGCGCGGTGATCATCAGGTGGGCATCGGTGGGCAGAGTCTCCAGATAGTCGGCGAGATCCTCGGTGAAGCGACCCCAGCCGCCGAGTCCGGCACGCCTGCGCGCGCCCTCATGTCGCTTATCCATCCAGAAGCGCTGGTCCAGCGGATTCACCAGCATGAGGTCGACGGTATTGGGCCCGATCGCCAAGCCCGCCAGCAGATTCGGGAAGATCCAGGCCGGGCCGTCATCAGGTCCCGCACCGGATTCGGGCTCACCCCACACCTGTATGAACGCCGCGCGCACCCGGTCCAGGGCATCGGCGAGCAGTGCGGGATTCCCGGCCGCGGGGCAATCCGAGACCGCGACCCGCACATACTGCAGCCGCCGTCCACTGCCCCAGAACATGGCCGAATCCCACCAGATGCCCAAGCCGGTACGAGAGAAGACCGCGCCGCGGCGCATGGTGCCCACCGGCTCCGGGGTCGCCCAGCCCACCCGGCGTGCGAAGCTGCGCACATCGGTCGCATCCCAGCTCCAGCCGAATCGCACCGCGGCCCGCACGATCTCCACCGCACCGGCACTGTCCACCCGAACCTCGAAACCCACGCCCGCGACAGTAGCTGTGCGGGTCCGTGCCCACCGAGCGATCGGCGGGTAGCGTCGGGCCAATGCGCACGGGTACCAGACTGTTCGGAATGGTCGTCGCTTCGGGCCTGGCGCTCACGGCCTGCTCCGGCGATAAAACCGCCGACCATATGCGGGAGGCCGCGAACGCCTTCGCCGACGCACTCACCCGCGACGACATCTCCGCCGCGGCCGCCGCCACCACCAATGGCAAACAGGCCACCGATGCACTCACCGGGCTGTACGACGGGCTCGGCAAAGACGTGAAGTTCCAGATCGACAAGGTCGAAAAGGCCGATGGCGGCGGCACCTTCACCCTCGCCGCGGACTGGAAACTCGGTAAGGACGGCCACAATCAGTGGACGTACACCACCACCGGACAGCTCGACGACACCGGCGACGGCTGGAAGGTGCACTGGAATCCGGCCACCGTCGCACCCGGACTCGATATCGGGCCACTGTCCTACAGTCCGGTCGGCCCGACCCCCGCCGCTCGCATTCTGGACAGCACCGGCGGCGAATTCATGACCCAGCAGATCGTCACGCTGGTGAATCTCGCACCCGGCGCGGACACCGCGGCCGTCGCCGCGCTGTTGCAGCCGGTCGCCGCCGATATCACCGCGGCTTCGCTGAACTCGGAACTCGCTGGCGCACAAGGTAAATCGATCACCGCGGTAACTCTGCGAGCATCCGATATCGCACCCATCCAGGACGCGCTGGCGGCGCTGCCGAATGTCACGCTCGCACCGCAGACCCGGCTGCTCACCACCGACCGCGCCCTCACCTCACCGATCTGGTCCGGCCTCTCCGATCTCTGGCAGCAGGAGACCGACGCGGCCGCGGGCTGGGCCGTACGGGCACAGGGCACCGACGGGACACAGCGCGTCGGAGGCCAGGATGCCAAGCCCGTCAACGACATTCGCACCACCGTGGATCCCGCGCTGGAACGCGCCGCCGAGGCCGCGCTCGCACCGATTCCACAGGCGGCCACCATCATCGCGCTGCAACCCTCCACCGGAAACGTGCTCGCCATCGCGCAGAACGCGCCCGCCGACGCACAGGGGCCGATCGCGCTCACCGGGCTGTACCCGCCCGGCTCCACCTTCAAAACGGTGACCGTCTCGGCGGCACTGCAATCGGGCGCCGTCACGCCCGATACCGTGCTGCCCTGCCCGGGCACCGAGAATATCGAGGGCCGGCAGATCCCCAACGACAACAACTTCGACCTCGGCAGTGTGCCGTTGCATACCGCCTTCGCCAAGTCCTGCAATACGACCATGGGACGGCTCGCGGTGAATCTGCCGCCGGACGGGCTCACCAATGCGGCGAGCCAGCTCGGATTGGGACTTGACTATGTGACGCCCGCGCTGACCACCGTCACCGGCAAGGTGCCCGTCGCCGATACGCCCGCGCTGCGCGTCGAGGAGGGCATCGGCCAGGGCAAGGTCACCGCCACACCATTCGGTATGGCCCTGGTCGCCGCCGCCATCGCACACGGCGCACCGCCGAATCCGGTGCTGGTGCAGGGGCGGCCCGGCACCCCCGACCATGCCGCCGCGCCGCTGCCCGCCGGGATAGCCGATCAGATCAAAGCCATGATGCGCGAGACCGTCACCTCCGGAACCGCCACCCAGCTGGCCGATATCCCGGGCATGCTCGGCAAGACCGGCACCGCCGAATTCATCGATGACAAGCACGCGCACGGCTGGTTCGTCGGTATCAAGGATGACCTGGCCCTCGCCGTTTTCATCAATGACGCGGGCTCCTCGACACCCGCGGTGGATGCCGCCGGGCGCATGCTCCGGGCGAACTAACCAGTAGCCGCAGTAACGATTCCCCGCCCGATTCCGACGTCCCTGGAGAATCACGGCCCGTCGGGGGGCCTGTCCATCCATCGGAATGGGAATGGGAACCGGGACATTGGCTCTTCGTACCTTCTTTGCGCGCATTTGGTCTTACCTCAATAAGAATCGCCGCACCGCGATACCCGTGGCGGCACTCGCCACGCTGGGACTTGTCGTAGCCGTCGCGGCCTCCTGGGGCATCACCTCATCGCCGCGCACCACGGAAACACAGCTCACCTCATCGGTCACCGACTGCCACGACATGGTGACCATCTCGGTCGCCGGTCGCAATGACACGCCGGTCTCGGGAACCACGGCCATGCTGGTCGACGCCAACGGCAACGAACTACCCGCCGCGTTGTCCGGTGACCACAAGAGCGAATGGCTCGATCCGGTGGTGAACGCGGGCAGCAACGCCGTCGGCTCCGACTCGAACGCGGCCATCTACATCGCGTACCCGGCCAACCTGAACTCGGAGGAGGCCGCCGTCACCGCCGGTGTCGCCAATACCGAGCGGGTGATGCGCGAGATCTCCTCGGTGTGCCCGAACACCAAGTACTCCATCGTCGGTTACAGCGAGGGCTCGGACGTGGTCCGCCGCGTCGCCATGCAGATCGGCAACTCGCAGACCGATATCGACCCGGACAAGGTTCTCGGCGTCGTCATCCTCGCCGACCCGGGCCGCAAGGCGGGCGACGGCACCTTCATCGGCGCCCAGGACCCCAACCATCCGGACAACTTCGACACCAACTTCGGTGGCAAGACCGCGGGCGGGCAGGGCGCACTCCCCGATACCGGCGGCGATTTCGGCAAGCTGAACGGCAAGATCGCCTCCTTCTGCTCCGACGGCGACCTCACCTGCTCTGCGCCGCAGAACATTTCGCTGCTGCAGTTGGCCATCAACGTCGGTCGGCAGATCAATGTCGATGCTCTGCAGAACGAAGGGCTCACTCCCGCAACGGGTCAGGACGTGGCCGTAAAACTCGGTGACATCGCCCTCAACGCCTTCCAGTACATCGGCTCCAATCCCAACTGGATGAAGAGCAACGAAACCTTCCTCCAGGTCCTGCTGAAGGTCTCCGCCCCCGGCTACAAGCCCGGCCAGGCCTCCGCCGCACCCGTGGCCGCCGCCGACAACGTCGCCACCAACGACATGTCCCCCCTGGCCTACCTGCCGCAGAAGGTCTTCAACGAGATCGTCGGCCTGATCGTGACCAACACCAACACGATCCCCGTCATCCTCAGCGACCCGTACCAGCAGACCCTGGGCCCCGACCACACCGGCCACCACTTCGACTACTGGAAAGACGCCGACCAGTCCAACGGAAAGCCTCTGACCTCAGCTGAATACGCCGCAGCCTGGCTCACCCACTTGGCCCAGCAAGCCCAAAAGGGTGAACCGGTAACCACCAACGCCAAGCCCGAACCGGCAGACCTCGCCGCCGCCTACAAGGCCGCCAAGCCCGAAACCGGCGTCGCCACCGGCAGCACCACCGCCACCCCCTCCTCGACCACCACCACGTCGAAGACCTCGGGTACCACAACCACCGCCCCCACCACCTCGGGCACCACCACCACGGCTCCGACAACGACGGCTCCGACAACGACGGCCCCGACCACCACGGTCCCGACCACCGTCGCACCGGTAACCACCGACCCGGCAGCCGCCGTAGCCCCGACCACAACGGCGCCCACCACAACGGTGCCGACCACCGTGGCACCCACCACCACGACAACCACCACCCCACCGGTGACAACAACCACCACCGGCGGCCACTGACCGACCAGCTCGACCAAACACGATGCGGGGCAGGTGAACTCATCACCTGCCCCGCTCCCTGTTCAGACTCGGTCCGTCACCGCATCAGATGACCCGGGCTGCCGGATAGTTGTCGCGAATAGGGGTGATACCGAAGTGAGCCGCCGCCGCTGTCACCGCGACGAGATTCTCCTCGTCGATACTCGCGTAGCGGATCGGTTGTTTCCTCACACAGGACCCGTCACCGATCATGTGCGCGAGCAGAATGACTTCGGCGTCCGGCATGTGATCCGCGTGAACGGGCGTCGGGTCTTTTCGTGGAATCCCCAAACGATCATCAACGGCCAAGCGAGCCAGAGGAATCCAACCGTCGACGGTGAGGAAGGGCTGGTCGCCGGTCGCTTCCAGCTCACGGCCGGAGGCGAGCCGAATACGGTATCCCTCTGCGCGACCCGCTGGAGTCACCGTCGCCATTCGTCGCACAGCCATACGCATCCGTCCGTCGAGTGACCAGATGAGTGGCTTCGTACCGTTTCTCGCAAGTCCCGTGAGTGTAGATTCACTGCCGATGTCGGCGCGCAGTATTCGCGCCGAAGTGGACAATTTTACCGTTTGGAAGAAACGTGCCAATTCCATCTAAACCCCCTTTGTGTAATAAAAATTGATGCCAGTAACGCGCATCGCAGAGGGGGTTATGTCTAGAATCGAACGTGTTAGCGATCAGCCTCGGGCCATATCGACAAAGCGGCTGAGATGCAATTGGTGCGCCACTGTGATGGTGGCTGTGGGGCCATTTCGATGTTTACCGACAATGAGGTCGGCTTCGCCTCCGCGAGGGTCATCTCTTTCGAACGCATCGGGTCGATGGAGCAAGATAACCATGTCCGCATCTTGTTCGAGGCTGCCCGATTCGCGAAGATCGGAAACCATCGGTCGCTTATCAGTTCGCTGTTCTGGACCACGGTTCAACTGACTAATAGCAATAACCGGGACTTCCAATTCCTTGGCCATCAGTTTCAGGCTTCGGGAGAAATCCGAGACTTCCTGCTGGCGGGATTCCACCTTTTTGCCGGAGCTCATCAGCTGGAGGTAGTCGACGACGATGAGGCGCAGGTCGTGGCGCTGTTTGAGGCGGCGGGCCTTGGCGCGGATCTCCATCATGGTGAGGTTCGGGGAGTCGTCAACGAATAGTGGGGCCTCGCTGATCTCGCTCATTCGGCGAGCCAGGCGGGTCCAATCATCATCGCTCATACGGCCGGAGCGCATATCACCGAGTTTGATTTTCGCTTCGGCAGATAGGAGGCGCATGACGATTTCGGTGCGGCTCATTTCCAGGGAGAAGATGACGCTCGCCATGCCGTGCTTGATCGAGCAGCTGCGCATGAAATCCATTCCCAGGGTCGATTTCCCGACACCGGGCCTCGCCGCGACGATAATCATCTGTCCGGCGTGCAGGCCGTTGGTCAGTTCGTCCAATTCGGTGAAACCGGTGGGGACGCCCAGGGAAATGCCGCCGCGGCTCGCGATGGAGTCGATTTCGTCCATTGTGGGCTGGAGCAAATCCTCCAGGGGGAGGAAGTCTTCGCTCGAGCGGCGTTCGGTGACGTCGTAGAGTTCGGCTTGGGCGCGGTCGACTACCTCGGCTACGTCTTGGCCGTCGGCGCCGGCATAGCCGTATTGGACGATGCGGGTGCCGGCTTCGACCAGGCGGCGCAGGACGGACTTCTCCGCGACGATCTCGGCGTAGTAGCCGGCATTGGCGGCGGTGGGGACCGTTTGGGTCAGGGTGACCAGGTACGGGGGGCCGCCGATGCGCTTGAGTTCGCCTTTGCGATCCAGCGCGGCGGAGACGGTTACGGGGTCGGCGGGTTCACCGCGGCCGTAGAGGTCCAGGATGGCGTCGTAGACGGCCTGGTGGGCGGGGCGGTAGAAGTCGCCGGGGCGAATGACCTCGATGACGTCGGCGATGGCGTCCTTGGACAGGAGCATGCCGCCCAGCACCGATTGTTCGGCGGCCATATCGTGCGGAGGCTGGCGGCCGAAATCCTCACCGGGGGCTTCGCGGTACTCGGAGGATCCGTTGTCGTCGTGGCCGCGATCGTCGATGACTGCCATCTCGACCCGTCCTCTCTCCTGCGGCCCGGAAGCGGAATCCCTCACCGTTCTACGCCTGCACACCGACAGATTCGGTCTGCCACGCTGTGAACCTAGGCGACCGGACAGGCACCGACAAACCGAGCTGTGAATACACCTGTGGATAAAGTGGGTGTTGTTCACCAACCGTTGTGCACCCCCTGTGGATAGGTTGGGGACAACAGTCGGATTAGATGCTCAACGCCCAGGTAGTGGCCTACTTCTCAATGTTGGCGACTGTGGATCGAATTGCTCCGGCGTGTCGCCGTCCGTCCACCTTCGGGCGTGTTCGGTGAACAGTATTTCACCAACCTGTGACCTGCTACACAAAGAGAGCGGTTGGTTTGCTCAACCATCCACAACCTGGCAAATCGCTCATAGCAAAATGAAATCGGAGACCGCCCTCGCACCCGTGAGTGCGAAGGCGGCCTCCGCTTTCGCGCCGAATTATTCGGCGGCGTTGACCTGCAGGTCGAACTTGGCAGCCACATCGGGGTGCAGGTGCACCACGACGCTGTGCTTGCCGGTGCTCTTGATGTGAGCCTTCGGCAGCTCGATGCTGCGCTTGTCGACGACCGGACCACCGGCGGCCTTGATGGCCGAGGCGATATCGGCGGCGGTGACCGAACCGAAGAGCTTGCCGGTGCCCGCGGTCTTGACGGACAGCGCCACGCCGGTCAGACCCTCGAGGGCCTGCTTCAGCTCGTTGGCGTGATCCAGATCGCGCACCTTGCGCGCGTCCTGGGCACGACGGATGCCGGCAACCTGCTTCTCGGCACCGCGGGTGGCGACAATCGCCAAGCCGCGGGG is a genomic window containing:
- a CDS encoding DUF6301 family protein, whose protein sequence is MGFEVRVDSAGAVEIVRAAVRFGWSWDATDVRSFARRVGWATPEPVGTMRRGAVFSRTGLGIWWDSAMFWGSGRRLQYVRVAVSDCPAAGNPALLADALDRVRAAFIQVWGEPESGAGPDDGPAWIFPNLLAGLAIGPNTVDLMLVNPLDQRFWMDKRHEGARRRAGLGGWGRFTEDLADYLETLPTDAHLMITAPGGRYVQFAVEPGEFTGELSRSEFIDPTWRYGDEVGDLLIAQGWTPTEDANWRRRLPRTAGRTAVSHFAARAVEALRTLDVKAVTDLVADAWVEGGEDLDVAALGIPPHTTARTQRAEFLRSNAPYGFDIGPLRVDVPSGIDIARAARDFDWTWTRADITAFAERIGWQLEGEPGPSDRVVRVKTALRVDHSQARYCYDGDRLESVCITLSDSIESHLYEQGPPAEVREQLTAAVTRAVDGLRTEFGAPVHGTLRQAFGPVWSSRNLSIGVVPDDNTVELHLVNPAERGRQLIIEQQQTARRAAEREWRQFFDDFAAVAAELPENTAATVDAGDRGTAHFHRDADGLRVRLDAEAGLGLHPRITGLMRANGWQRPDAARPVWRHGLYQPALYRDFRHFVEFALWPLRTRMGPYTVLRVRAGEEDHDLRTPSTGATGF
- a CDS encoding cutinase family protein, with the translated sequence MGTGTLALRTFFARIWSYLNKNRRTAIPVAALATLGLVVAVAASWGITSSPRTTETQLTSSVTDCHDMVTISVAGRNDTPVSGTTAMLVDANGNELPAALSGDHKSEWLDPVVNAGSNAVGSDSNAAIYIAYPANLNSEEAAVTAGVANTERVMREISSVCPNTKYSIVGYSEGSDVVRRVAMQIGNSQTDIDPDKVLGVVILADPGRKAGDGTFIGAQDPNHPDNFDTNFGGKTAGGQGALPDTGGDFGKLNGKIASFCSDGDLTCSAPQNISLLQLAINVGRQINVDALQNEGLTPATGQDVAVKLGDIALNAFQYIGSNPNWMKSNETFLQVLLKVSAPGYKPGQASAAPVAAADNVATNDMSPLAYLPQKVFNEIVGLIVTNTNTIPVILSDPYQQTLGPDHTGHHFDYWKDADQSNGKPLTSAEYAAAWLTHLAQQAQKGEPVTTNAKPEPADLAAAYKAAKPETGVATGSTTATPSSTTTTSKTSGTTTTAPTTSGTTTTAPTTTAPTTTAPTTTVPTTVAPVTTDPAAAVAPTTTAPTTTVPTTVAPTTTTTTTPPVTTTTTGGH
- the dnaB gene encoding replicative DNA helicase, which encodes MAVIDDRGHDDNGSSEYREAPGEDFGRQPPHDMAAEQSVLGGMLLSKDAIADVIEVIRPGDFYRPAHQAVYDAILDLYGRGEPADPVTVSAALDRKGELKRIGGPPYLVTLTQTVPTAANAGYYAEIVAEKSVLRRLVEAGTRIVQYGYAGADGQDVAEVVDRAQAELYDVTERRSSEDFLPLEDLLQPTMDEIDSIASRGGISLGVPTGFTELDELTNGLHAGQMIIVAARPGVGKSTLGMDFMRSCSIKHGMASVIFSLEMSRTEIVMRLLSAEAKIKLGDMRSGRMSDDDWTRLARRMSEISEAPLFVDDSPNLTMMEIRAKARRLKQRHDLRLIVVDYLQLMSSGKKVESRQQEVSDFSRSLKLMAKELEVPVIAISQLNRGPEQRTDKRPMVSDLRESGSLEQDADMVILLHRPDAFERDDPRGGEADLIVGKHRNGPTATITVAHQLHLSRFVDMARG
- a CDS encoding penicillin-binding transpeptidase domain-containing protein, with protein sequence MRTGTRLFGMVVASGLALTACSGDKTADHMREAANAFADALTRDDISAAAAATTNGKQATDALTGLYDGLGKDVKFQIDKVEKADGGGTFTLAADWKLGKDGHNQWTYTTTGQLDDTGDGWKVHWNPATVAPGLDIGPLSYSPVGPTPAARILDSTGGEFMTQQIVTLVNLAPGADTAAVAALLQPVAADITAASLNSELAGAQGKSITAVTLRASDIAPIQDALAALPNVTLAPQTRLLTTDRALTSPIWSGLSDLWQQETDAAAGWAVRAQGTDGTQRVGGQDAKPVNDIRTTVDPALERAAEAALAPIPQAATIIALQPSTGNVLAIAQNAPADAQGPIALTGLYPPGSTFKTVTVSAALQSGAVTPDTVLPCPGTENIEGRQIPNDNNFDLGSVPLHTAFAKSCNTTMGRLAVNLPPDGLTNAASQLGLGLDYVTPALTTVTGKVPVADTPALRVEEGIGQGKVTATPFGMALVAAAIAHGAPPNPVLVQGRPGTPDHAAAPLPAGIADQIKAMMRETVTSGTATQLADIPGMLGKTGTAEFIDDKHAHGWFVGIKDDLALAVFINDAGSSTPAVDAAGRMLRAN
- the rplI gene encoding 50S ribosomal protein L9, with amino-acid sequence MKLILTADVDHLGAPGDTVEVKDGYGRNFLLPRGLAIVATRGAEKQVAGIRRAQDARKVRDLDHANELKQALEGLTGVALSVKTAGTGKLFGSVTAADIASAIKAAGGPVVDKRSIELPKAHIKSTGKHSVVVHLHPDVAAKFDLQVNAAE